CACTGCCGAGATGGGCGGGATCATGTTGAACTCGGGCGCCGCCACTTCGGACCTGACTGGTGAGGCTTGCGAAGAGACCACGGTTCACTGGACCTATGACACCGCTGCGCTGGCGAACGGAACCGCCAAGGCGGTGACGCAAAGCGGTGGCGACACGTGGTTCTTTCTGACTGCGGATTACGCCTTTGGTCACGCGCTTGAGCGTGACGCAACGCAGGTGATCGAGGCCAATGGCGGCACGGTTGTCGGTTCGGTCGCGCATCCCTTTCCGGGGACCGACTTCAGTTCGTTCATTCTTCAGGCCCAGGCCAGCGGCGCCAAGGTGATTGGCCTTGCCAATGCCGGTTCGGATACGGTGAACTCGATCAAACAATCGTCTGAGTTTGGCGTAACGCAGGCGGGCCAGTCGCTGGCCTCTCTGCTGATGTTCCTGACCGACGTGCACTCGCTGGGCGCGCAGACTGCGCAGGGGCTGGTGCTGACCGAGGCGTTCTATTGGGATCTTAACGACGAAACCCGCGAATGGTCTGCCCGCTTCGAAGAGAAGATGGGCGCGAAGCCAACTATGGTGCAGGCGGGCAACTACGCCGCAGCGCTGCACTATCTCAAGGCAGTCGAGGCATTGGG
This DNA window, taken from Pseudosulfitobacter pseudonitzschiae, encodes the following:
- a CDS encoding ABC transporter substrate-binding protein, with the translated sequence MVRTLALSTVASIALALPAQAFDIKIGVLNDRSGTYADLAGEGSVVAVRMAIEDFDAAGKGINVEVISADHQNKPDIASTIARQWYDQDGVDVIMDLPTSSTALAVAGITAEMGGIMLNSGAATSDLTGEACEETTVHWTYDTAALANGTAKAVTQSGGDTWFFLTADYAFGHALERDATQVIEANGGTVVGSVAHPFPGTDFSSFILQAQASGAKVIGLANAGSDTVNSIKQSSEFGVTQAGQSLASLLMFLTDVHSLGAQTAQGLVLTEAFYWDLNDETREWSARFEEKMGAKPTMVQAGNYAAALHYLKAVEALGSADDNIAVVEKMKEMPTSDPLFGEGYVRKDGRVIHDMYLFEVKTPEESTGEWDLYKTLATIPGEEAFRALEDGGCEFAMSE